A stretch of the Medicago truncatula cultivar Jemalong A17 chromosome 5, MtrunA17r5.0-ANR, whole genome shotgun sequence genome encodes the following:
- the LOC11407878 gene encoding ribose-phosphate pyrophosphokinase 4 codes for MAVMPLPPPFPATSTKLLKLPTLSHSSLFRSNFITKCEIRSFENHRNWTIEHFSNMNNNNNNNNNNNSSFSSSLVSASSASQHAMKNSKKVVLFYSAETKSLAYNIASESDAIELRSISWGKFPDGFPNIFIPNAQGIRGQHVAFLASFSSPAVIFEQIPVIYALPKLFVASFTLVLPFFPTGTSERMEDEGDIATAFTLARLLSNIPISRGGPTSLVTFDIHALQERFYFGDNILPCFESGIPLLKRRLQDLPDSDNISIAFPDDGAWKRFHKQLQHFPTVVCAKVREGDKRIVRIKEGEPKGRHIVIVDDLVQSGGTLIECQKVLAAHGASKISAYVTHGIFPNKSWERFGHDNGGNPETAFSYFWITDSCPLTVKEVMHKPPFEVLSLASSISASLQI; via the exons ATGGCGGTCATGCCACTCCCTCCGCCATTTCCGGCCACCTCAACCAAACTCCTCAAACTACCTACCCTCTCTCATTCTTCCCTTTTCCGTTCCAATTTCATCACAAAGTGTGAAATCAGAAGCTTCGAGAATCATCGTAATTGGACAATTGAACATTTCTCAAacatgaacaacaacaacaacaacaacaacaacaacaattcttctttttcttcttcattggtTTCCGCTTCTTCTGCTTCTCAACATGCCATGAAGAATTCTAAGAAAGTTGTTCTCTTTTACTCTGCTGAAACCAAATCTCTTGCCTACAACATTGCCTCTGAATCTGATGCCATTGAACTTCGTTCCATCTCTTGGGG AAAGTTTCCTGATGGCTTCCCCAACATTTTCATTCCAAACGCTCAAGGCATTCGTGGACAACATGTGGCTTTTCTGGCCTCATTCAGTTCTCCAGCAGTGATTTTTGAGCAGATTCCTGTCATTTATGCCCTGCCAAAACTGTTTGTTGCGTCATTTACTCTTGTGCTTCCGTTTTTCCCAACCGGAACTTCTGAGAGAATGGAGGATGAAGGGGATATCGCCACTGCTTTTACTTTGGCCAGGCTGTTGTCAAACATACCAATTTCAAGAGGAGGACCAACAAGTTTGGTTACATTCGACATTCATGCCTTGCAG GAGAGGTTCTACTTTGGTGATAACATTTTACCATGTTTTGAGAGTGGCATACCATTGCTTAAAAGAAGACTCCAAGATCTGCCTGATTCTGATAAT ATATCAATTGCTTTTCCTGATGATGGTGCTTGGAAACGATTTCATAAGCAACTGCAGCATTTTCCTACG GTAGTTTGTGCAAAAGTTCGGGAAGGAGATAAAAGAATAGTTCGAATTAAGGAGGGAGAACCTAAAGGTCGCCATATTGTGATTGTTGATGATTTGGTCCAGTCAGGTGGAACCCTGATAGAATGCCAG aAAGTCTTGGCAGCTCATGGAGCATCAAAGATTAGTGCTTACGTGACCCATGGCATTTTTCCAAATAAGTCATGGGAACGATTTGGGCATGATAATGGGG GGAATCCAGAGACTGCGTTCTCATACTTCTGGATAACAGACTCATGCCCCTTAACAGTGAAGGAGGTGATGCATAAGCCACCATTTGAGGTTCTCAGCCTAGCAAGCTCCATATCTGCCAGTCTTCAAATCTGA
- the LOC112422037 gene encoding uncharacterized protein yields MKNPHSICSSTVNTPSESGLEDVWKLCDLSWSPQCKVVVLSALVDLFYVIWNARNQARFNSKTINWKSSISMIISSTALSTDYQRGDVAPSSPFLIKCNIDGAAKGNPGLSAAGGVFRDREGQFILCFSEPLGISTSYISEMHGAFRAIEIAFQRGWRNLWIETDSPLVVLAFQRDGKT; encoded by the exons ATGAAGAATCCTCATTCCATTTGTTCTTCAACTGTGAATACTCCATCAGAATCTGGTCTTG AAGATGTGTGGAAACTTTGTGATTTATCTTGGTCACCACAATGCAAAGTGGTGGTGCTATCAGCTTTGGTTGATCTTTTTTATGTCATATGGAATGCTAGAAACCAAGCTAGATTTAATAGCAAAACCATCAACTGGAAATCTTCCATTTCCATGATTATTTCGAGCACAGCCCTA AGCACCGATTATCAAAGAGGTGATGTGGCACCCTCCTCTCCATTCCTGATCAAATGTAACATAGATGGTGCTGCCAAGGGAAACCCTGGTTTATCAGCTGCTGGAGGTGTCTTTAGAGACCGTGAGGGTCAGTTTATTCTATGTTTCTCTGAGCCACTTGGTATTTCCACTTCTTATATTTCTGAAATGCATGGTGCATTCAGAGCaattgaaatagcttttcaaagaGGTTGGAGGAACCTATGGATAGAAACAGATTCTCCTTTGGTGGTTCTTGCTTTTCAAAGAGATGGAAAAACATGA
- the LOC11408628 gene encoding ABC transporter C family member 3: MNLDTVFLPKPIFLHGLSSILHILLLVAVLISWVWKKITTCVVNEFKETPNSTKLCSIGFSFFNFVLFLFNYFYWYTSDWSEEKAVTLFDLALKTVTWFVLFVCFQKGFLFFFSLGQRKRKFSFFFRAWCVFYLFVSCYCFVVDIVVLYQNHIELTVHCMISDVVSFCVGLFFCYVGYCVKLESEESDRTIHEPLLNGDTHVGNGNGLELQATKGSDTVAPFSNAGFWSLLTFTWVSPLIAFGNKKTLDLEDVPQLDSRDSVVGAFPIFRDKLEADCGAINRVTTLKLVKSLIISGKKEIFITASLALVNTFSTYVGPYLIDSFVQYLDGKRLYENQGYVLVSSFFFAKLVESLTNRQQFFRLQQLGLRIQALLVTLIYNKALTLSSQSRQCHTSGEIINFMTVDAETVGSFSWYMHDLWIVALQVTLALLILYKNLGLASVAAFVTTIIVMLATLPTGSFQEKLHNKLMESKDTRMKTTSEILRNMRILKLQGWEMKFLSKITELRDAEQGWLKKYLYTSAVTTFVLWGTPILVSVVTFGTCTLIGIPLESGKVLSALATFRMLQRPIYSLPDVISMIAQTKVSLDRIGSFLRLDDLQSDVVKKLPPGSSDTAIEVVNGNFSCDLSSPNPTLQNVNLKVFHGMKVAVCGTVGSGKSTLLSCVLGEVPKISGILKVCGTKAYVAQSPWIQSGTIEDNILFGEHMVKERYEMVLEACSLKKDLEILSFGDQTVIGERGINLSGGQKQRIQIARALYQDADIYLFDDPFSAVDAHTGSHLFKECLLSVLSSKTVVYVTHQVEFLPTADLILVIKDGKITQSGKYASLLDIGTDFMEVVGAHREALSALESLDGGKTSNEISTFEQEVSISGTHEEATKDVQNGKADDNSEPKNQLVQEEEREKGKVGFSVYWKYITTAYGGSVVPFILLAYILFQALQIGSNYWMAWATPISADVEPPVEGTTLIEVYVGLAFASSICILVRSMLLVTVGCKTATILFKKMHLCIFRAPMSFFDSTPSGRILNRASTDQRAVDTDIPDKIGTFAFSMIQLLGIIAVMSQVAWQVFIVFLPMIAVSIWYQRYYLPSARELSRLGGVCKAPIIQHFAETISGTLTIRSFDKQSRFHETNMKLIDGYSRPKFNIAAAMEWLCFRLDMLSLITFAFSLIFLISIPPGIINPGIAGLAVTYGLNLNIIQAWMILTLCNLENKIISVERMLQYTTIPSEPPLVLEEENRPIPSWPAYGEVDIRNLQVRYAPHLPLVLHGLTCTFRGGLKTGIVGRTGSGKSTLVQALFRLVEPSAGELIIDNINIYTIGLHDLRSRLSIIPQDPTMFEGTVRSNLDPLEEYTDEQIWEALDKCQLGDEVRKNEGKLDSSVSENGENWSMGQRQLVCLGRVLLKKSKILVLDEATASVDTATDNLIQQTLRKHFTDSTVITIAHRITSVLDSDMVLLLSQGLVEEYDSPTTLLEDKSSSFAKLVAEYTSRSNSNF, from the exons ATGAACCTTGATACTgtttttcttccaaaaccaaTTTTTCTTCATGGGTTATCTAGCATACTTCATATACTATTGCTTGTGGCGGTTTTAATCTCATGGGTTTGGAAAAAAATCACAACTTGTGTTGTCAATGAGTTTAAGGAGACACCTAATAGCACAAAATTATGTTCCATTggtttctcttttttcaattttgttctgtttctgttcaattatttttactGGTATACAAGTGATTGGTCAGAAGAAAAAGCTGTTACCCTTTTTGATTTAGCTCTCAAAACAGTTACTTGGTTcgttctttttgtttgtttccagAAAGGGTTCTTGTTTTTCTTCAGTTTAggtcaaagaaaaagaaagttttcATTCTTCTTTAGAGCTTGGTGTGTTTTCTATCTTTTTGTTTCATGTTATTGTTTTGTGGTTGACATTGTTGTTCTTTATCAAAATCACATTGAGTTAACGGTTCACTGCATGATTTCTGATGTTGTATCATTTTGTGTTGGTTTGTTCTTTTGTTATGTGGGGTATTGTGTGAAACTTGAGAGTGAAGAAAGTGATAGAACTATTCATGAGCCTCTTTTGAATGGTGATACACATGTTGGTAATGGTAATGGTTTAGAGTTACAAGCGACTAAAGGGAGTGACACTGTTGCTCCTTTTTCAAATGCTGGATTTTGGAGTCTTCTCACCTTCACTTGGGTGAGTCCACTTATAGCATTTGGCAATAAGAAGACGTTAGACCTTGAGGATGTTCCTCAGCTAGATAGTAGAGATAGTGTGGTTGGAGCTTTTCCTATTTTCAGAGACAAACTTGAAGCTGATTGTGGTGCAATCAATAGAGTAACCACACTTAAATTGGTTAAGTCTTTGATAATCTCAGGGAAAAAAGAGATTTTTATCACTGCTTCTCTTGCATTGGTAAACACTTTTTCTACTTATGTTGGCCCTTATCTTATTGATTCTTTTGTTCAATACCTTGATGGAAAAAGGCTATATGAGAATCAAGGCTATGTGTTggtttcttcctttttctttgcaAAGCTTGTAGAAAGCTTAACAAACAGGCAGCAGTTCTTTAGGTTGCAGCAACTCGGACTTCGAATCCAAGCACTGCTTGTGACATTGATATATAACAAAGCCTTAACACTTTCATCTCAATCAAGGCAGTGTCACACTTCTGGAGAAATAATCAATTTCATGACCGTTGATGCTGAAACAGTTGGTAGTTTCAGTTGGTATATGCATGATTTGTGGATAGTAGCTTTGCAAGTTACATTGGCATTGTTGATTTTGTATAAAAACCTTGGACTTGCTTCAGTTGCTGCTTTTGTTACAACCATCATTGTTATGTTGGCAACTCTTCCAACGGGATCATTCCAAGAGAAGTTACATAATAAGTTGATGGAGTCAAAGGATACTAGAATGAAGACCACATCTGAAATTTTAAGAAACATGAGGATCCTCAAACTACAAGGATGGGAAATGAAGTTTCTGTCTAAAATAACTGAGCTCAGAGACGCCGAACAGGGGTGGTTGAAAAAGTATCTTTATACTTCCGCTGTGACTACGTTTGTCCTTTGGGGTACACCAATTCTTGTATCTGTGGTTACTTTTGGTACTTGTACGCTCATAGGGATCCC acttgagtcAGGAAAGGTTCTGTCGGCACTTGCAACATTCAGGATGCTTCAAAGGCCTATTTATAGTCTTCCAGATGTAATTTCAATGATAGCACAAACTAAAGTTTCTCTTGATAGGATCGGGTCGTTCCTTCGTCTTGATGACTTGCAGTCTGATGTTGTCAAAAAGCTTCCTCCGGGTAGTTCTGATACTGCAATTGAAGTGGTTAATGGGAATTTTTCTTGTGATTTATCTTCACCCAATCCAACTTTGCAGAACGTAAACCTCAAAGTTTTTCATGGCATGAAGGTTGCTGTTTGTGGTACTGTTGGATCAGGCAAGTCTACTTTACTTTCATGTGTATTGGGAGAAGTACCAAAGATATCAGGCATCCTTAAAGTTTGTGGAACAAAGGCCTATGTTGCTCAATCACCATGGATTCAAAGTGGCACGATAGAGGATAATATATTGTTTGGTGAACACATGGTTAAGGAAAGGTATGAGATGGTACTTGAAGCATGTTCCCTGAAGAAGGATCTGGAAATATTGTCATTTGGTGATCAGACAGTTATAGGCGAGCGTGGAATAAATTTGAGTGGTGGACAGAAACAGAGAATACAAATTGCTCGCGCTCTTTACCAAGATGCTGATATATATCTATTTGATGATCCTTTTAGTGCCGTGGATGCTCATACAGGATCTCACCTTTTTAAG GAATGCTTGCTGAGTGTTCTAAGTTCAAAAACAGTTGTTTATGTTACTCATCAAGTGGAGTTCTTACCTACTGCTGACCTTATATTG GtcataaaagatggaaaaattACTCAAAGCGGAAAGTATGCCAGCCTTCTTGACATTGGAACCGATTTTATGGAAGTTGTTGGTGCACACAGAGAAGCTTTGTCTGCACTTGAATCATTGGATGGAGGAAAAACATCTAATGAGATAAGTACATTCGAACAAGAAGTAAGTATCTCTGGCACTCATGAAGAGGCAACCAAAGATGTGCAAAATGGTAAAGCAGATGATAATAGCGAACCGAAAAACCAACTTgttcaagaagaagaaagggagaaAGGTAAAGTTGGGTTTTCGGTGTATTGGAAGTATATCACAACTGCATATGGAGGATCTGTCGTACCATTCATATTATTGGCCTATATTCTTTTTCAAGCTCTTCAAATTGGAAGCAACTACTGGATGGCGTGGGCAACTCCCATCTCAGCAGATGTGGAGCCACCTGTTGAAGGGACGACTCTTATTGAAGTCTATGTTGGTTTGGCCTTTGCAAGTTCTATATGCATTCTTGTTAGATCTATGTTACTTGTTACAGTTGGTTGTAAGACAGCTAC TATACTCTTCAAAAAAATGCACTTGTGTATCTTTCGCGCCCCCATGTCATTTTTCGATTCTACTCCAAGTGGACGGATCCTTAATAGA GCTTCTACTGACCAAAGAGCAGTGGATACAGACATTCCTGATAAAATTGGCACATTTGCCTTTTCTATGATCCAGCTTCTGGGAATTATAGCAGTTATGTCTCAGGTTGCATGGCAAGTTTTCATCGTATTTTTACCCATGATAGCAGTCAGCATTTGGTATCAG CGATATTATTTACCATCAGCCCGTGAACTGTCACGTTTAGGTGGAGTATGCAAAGCCCCAATCATTCAACACTTTGCGGAAACAATTTCCGGCACTTTAACCATTAGAAGCTTTGATAAACAGTCAAGATTTCATGAAACAAATATGAAACTGATTGATGGGTATTCTCGGCCAAAGTTCAACATTGCTGCTGCTATGGAATGGTTATGTTTCCGTTTAGATATGTTGTCTTTGATCACATTTGCCTTTTCTTTGATATTCTTGATATCGATTCCACCTGGAATCATAAATCCAG GCATTGCTGGTCTAGCTGTTACCTATGGTCTAAATTTAAACATAATACAAGCTTGGATGATATTGACACTTTGCAACTTGGAGAACAAAATTATATCGGTAGAAAGGATGCTTCAGTATACAACCATTCCAAGTGAGCCTCCCCTTgttttagaagaagaaaataggCCAATCCCTTCTTGGCCCGCATATGGCGAGGTTGATATACGGAACTTGCAG GTTCGGTACGCTCCACATCTTCCGCTTGTGTTGCATGGCCTGACATGCACATTTCGTGGAGGATTGAAAACCGGCATTGTTGGTAGAACAGGTAGCGGCAAATCAACTCTTGTACAAGCACTTTTTCGACTCGTTGAACCTTCTGCTGGGGAACTTATCATTGACAACATCAACATCTATACAATCGGACTGCATGATCTGAGGTCTAGACTAAGCATTATCCCGCAAGACCCAACAATGTTTGAGGGGACAGTGAGAAGTAATCTGGACCCCCTTGAAGAGTACACTGATGAACAAATATGGGAg GCCTTGGATAAGTGTCAACTGGGAGATGAAGTTAGAAAGAATGAAGGAAAGCTTGACTCTTCAG ttaGTGAGAATGGTGAGAATTGGAGCATGGGTCAGAGGCAGTTGGTTTGCCTTGGTAGGGTTCTACTTAAGAAGAGCAAGATTTTGGTCCTTGATGAAGCAACTGCATCAGTTGATACAGCTACAGATAATTTGATTCAGCAAACTCTTAGGAAGCATTTCACTGACTCCACGGTCATTACCATTGCGCATCGAATAACTTCTGTTCTTGACAGTGACATGGTTCTACTTCTTAGTCAAG GACTTGTTGAGGAGTATGACTCCCCAACCACATTGCTAGAGGATAAGTCATCATCTTTTGCTAAGCTTGTTGCAGAGTATACCTCGAGGTCCAACTCCAACTTTTGA